tatatatggtgttacaaaaaaatgtgttgcatattttgagaggcagtagtacggtccaaaacaaggaaaaagtccGGTAAGCATGGAATCTAAAATGCAtttcttaagaactatgagcacttgtttacctgcgctactgtgaaacacatctcttctactgcaagctctttgctgatCTACAGAATGcaataaataaatgattacaaattATTCTACTACGATGAAACAGCAAAACTTCTAATGTATGAGCGTATTATTTCATACGATCTTCACTTGTGAGCATCGCTAAAGCGGATTCTCAATTTCGTGTCCACTGATAGAAAGTCATGCTTCTGTCCGACACTTTAGGGAATCATGCACACTCTGAAAAACTCCAGGTTTGTCACCGATAAACTGGCAGTCTTTATGACGCGTTCCTGTAGTGTTTTTACATCATTCATGGTGCttgcatacataaatgatttcaAGTGCCCCACAACTAAAACTCCAAGGGATTAATAATGGCCGGcaactgtggtcgagcggttctatggaacttcagtcgggaaccacgcggctgctatggtcgcaggctcgaatcctgcctcgggcatggatgtgtgtgatgtccttaggttagttaggtttaagtagttctaagtctaggggactgatgacctcagatgttaagtcccatagtgcttagagccatttgaaccatttgattaataatGTCGAGGAAACAAGCTGGTTAACATTGGACCTTCCCGACCAATCCATTGCGCATCAAATGTCTGAGAGGGtgttccatcatgcatgaaccgtATCTCCAGTAACAACACTGAAGATGTTTACAGAACGCTGATTAACTGGACAATAGCTGAGGATTGTGTCCATATGTATGTACTGAATTACGTAGGTCGTTAATAATAGCAGagactgcagtagaagagatgaaaAAGTTCGCATAGCTCTTTAGTTATGCATGTTAAAGCCCATATTCACTGGCATTCTTGCCTTGTTTTGGTCCTTGTTATTACATTTCAAAATACGAAATGCTTTTTTAAGCACTGTATTATCATTTGTACCAGCTCTTCACTATCAGGCAATGCAAAACCGACGATTTGGCGTGTCACCATAGTTCCAGCCATCTTGTATGATTCGAAAGTATTCTCAGTGGCCGCCGTAACTTACAGAGGCTACgagctgttaaaaaaaaagttttctgagtTATAACAGACgctcttcagcgtactcttcacaaACAGTAACACTTACGACAACCAGCCCTCTACCAAATCATCCAGAGGGAATCCATCAGATTGCATGGGAAAACTACTTCTTCGTCCCACTTATTCTTCTTGTATTTTTCCTGGCGTTTACCCCGTATCTTCACAGGATCAGTACATTAATCTGGGTTTCAGAATGTTAGGCATGTTAATATGCATTCGGCAATGTTAGTTTTATAAGGTAGTCAGATACCCTTCCTGTCACCAACCGTCcccataccctccccccccccctctcccgtccCCATCCCCCCGCCCCCTTCCTTCGACGGGGTCGAAATTGTGTACACCATCTGTTTGCGGCTTGTGTTATTCATCTGACAGTCTGATAACGTttccgaaatgtttgcgaatcgtgaaaGTGAGGAAGGAGGTGGGTACTAGCTCGGTATTcatctagtcggatgtgggaaaccgcctaaaacccacattCAGGTTGACCAACACACCGGCTCTCGTCTTTAATTCTCCGGGCGGATTAATAACTAAGCCCGGAGCGCCTGCCCGAATCCGGGAAGCGGCGTGCTAACGCATGCTGCTATCCGGTCGCATTACTTCTCCATCCCACGATCTCATCAAAAAGTAGTTCAAGAATCCCGAATGCACTTGATAAAAGATTAAAGATTACCTTCTTATGACACTTTAAGGGACTGCCACACATGTATAGATCACAAAAACTGCAATACTATGTATAGTTCAGATCCCTCActttacgaggggcattcaataactaACGCAACAATTTTTGTTTGcagacaggttggttttattcgggattgcaGTACacatatcattccccactcttttggatacgaaaccctattttttaacataatctccgttcaatgcgacggccttacgccaccttactgagaggacctgtatgcccgcgtAGTAACACTcgatggagccaacgtcttgctgcatcaataacctccccatcacccgcgTACTGCTTCCAGTGCAGTGTGTCCATCAGTGGGCCAGCCGGATggaggtcttctgttaggcggggaGGAACCCAGCggcacacacatttgaatactCCAGCTGTTGGAggagcgtgtcagcactaccaccaGAGACGTCCCGTTGCACACCGAGGTGTATGATTATCATCCGTCtgacacctcgaatgagagtgtccgcacgtcttaacattgcaggtgtcacagttgtgtgcggccagCCGACACGCGGGCGATAGGACAGGTTTGGGCGACctttgttgctacacactagtgaaatcaaggacacagtaaaacttctgctcacacacctttattctcacacgtccattttacagttaccgttgaaatatatccgcagcagagggcagcacaatgtacagacttaacagaacaccaacagatggcgtaggagtcttcattccccgacatcctccccaccctggtccatctcgagggggatgaccagctggaccggtcgacagatcttcataccatctggctggcggaggatgatgcaccgtattttacagtctctgccatgccgcacttcttctaccacagccctcttccacaagtgccgtggtttgctgtcttcttggagcagaacaacctctccaattctcggtttcctctgcgaagggtatcccttcacctcatgatattgtcttagcagcaggaggtattctgtcttccacctgcgccagatgtcgtcattgaccttttgtctgagtcggaactccttggcaaggtcctttctagttgctggctctggcccacatggaattgttactaatttcccaccatttagaaagtgggctggcgtcaatgcagtgtcgctctctccttgagtgatgggtcgtgagtttattgcggcttctatgctgatcaaggtggtgtttaagctctcttcatccacctgggagcgaccaagaactttcctcaggcagcgcttgactgagcctatcatgcgttcccaccagcctccccaccaagccgcacgtggtggtatgaatttccaagtgattccatggtgggcacagtagagctgtacgtcagtatgctgcatggttttgaaaagctctgccagttctgagttggctgcatggaatgttgtagcattgtctgagtagacagtgactggtaggctcctacgtcctgcaaagcgttgcacggccatcaaaaatctgtcagtggacatgtcagttgcaagttcaatatgaatggcccgtgttgttgcacatgtgaataggaccatgtaggacttttttgtttgatgtccagatttgacatataatggtccggcaaaatcgatgcctgttactgcaaatggtcttgaaggctgaactctgtccagtggtagtggggcctccatctcttcataccggcgactgtgtattatcttgcatggtaggcaagagtgaagaactctccGAACAGCTTGTCGTAAGGCGTGAAgacgcgcttcagcagttgtgcggttgcgggagagaggcatatccttctttcgaggcagagatacaactctgcgaccatattccacacagtatgattctcggaattcctgataaatagggtgttccatgggttttaatgctcgctcttgatttcgtgttatcccgattgtctccaggtcccaaaatcggcgcactgactcatcagatatatcactgcagctgccctgaataaagttgacagttgctctgttgatggtggtgctagatctgtttccactgagaacatatccaaagattgttgggagaaaaaccaatgatggtgataccttgattggttgttccaaagtcacgattctccagtaataatcagctccaatcaggatctcaataggtagatcttcagtgtctcctttaggatctgcgagtggtgtaccacccctcaaggccatatctcctacatcttgtggcactgttggttgctgtgaaaaattatttgtgttttcaaaggctgttactgatatgcgggaattagtggagcaccccattcatattaaactgcaccttcttccttgagagtgatgaactgtaactggattcgaaagtagttatctcgagagtagtgcttccaatgacacttagttggagagattcgatcggtgaatggtgaatgaaactcgactgactccctgtgtccaggatggcacgtgtctgtttgctcttaccagtgggtcctgtgatactcacacgagcagtctgcaggtatgtgaagttagaagtcatagttttaattttatttactgttgtggtatggctactacagatagaaatgtgatgctcccccttacatttcgcacaggacgcctttccccgtttgaaacactgatttctgttgtggccACGTCTCAGGCATAGAAAGCAACGGTTCTTTGTCTTGAGAGCGTCGATTCTTGCCTGCAGGCTTGCAATCTTTTggcagtcttggccccagtgccctctttcgccgcaatacacacagaagggctctgaattctgttgtttcttcttgtccctcttcgttttaacctttacatggaaggcagatgctgttggtacgtaattttcgtgtggtacagtttctccacgaattttgcgtgtgttgatagctccttccacctcttcatttaagaactccataaggtgggtgaggttcccttcttcaatcttttgccttcgggcatgaacaagccaatttttgcaaatttcttcaggaaaggctcgaagaagtttgggtgcaagcactctcccataagagtccacattttctcctagtgctcgtagtgcttggatgcgcttatggcactcaatgtaggtggaattgagagcctctggactgcctgaagtcgaagtgttaagattctccaagaaatccaggtgactttggataattctgttcctatccccatatttggatttcaaaatttgcttagtctgctcatatgtatcagctgtaacagcaatgccatcgaccaagtccttaggttccccatcaaggtaaccacggaggaatacatgcttgttcattgttgacaccatcggattctcgtctatggaagctgtgaattgctcccaaaatcgaggccaagcttctatatcccctgagaatgcgtgcagtttgatagtaggcaattttatgtccatacaggcgcgttgttgagccgctgacgtcacgtttctgtctcctgagcgcgctcctcctagaaggcctttcgGAGGGCGCGTTTGCATTTATTCCTCACAACCTTCCGTGTCGGcttcgtattcagagtcatccagcaagtcctgtaCTGTATCGTTGAGTCGGCTCAACTcttctaatgtttcttgtaggcgttcctggaagtgttctacttcttctgcagctgtataaccatcgaaggcgtttatttggctgacgaaacgcgtcgcattcgatcgcaaggtcgtccgcttccggcgcagcctccccaagttcgtagctactgcttctgccatggtgagttggtggttttgctttctgtcGCGAGAGTGCGTTCAAGGTCAAGACACCCCCGTCAGTTGGATGCTATCGCTAAGGGATGGCGCTGTCCAGGAGTGTGAACCGTTAGCAGCCCCCTAGTGGTGTTTGTAGTTCTCAACAGATGGCCCGACCGTGGAGTTTTCAACTTCCGCGACCTTTAGTAGTGGTcgctgttgctaacagatggcgctgcagtctaccaatactttagcaagtcccctttgtgccttgcaaataatacgccaactgccctctattgctctgccaccaacaaacatgcaccaagtaatatcacatacaaatcaatcgccccgcagtgtcctttgctacagtttcagagcaatgccgcaacttatctgtgtgagctgaacgtggcgtgacgtgaccggattttgagattgaagtcgctcaaaaccttctCCGCCAGCGTCGAGTCCTTTTTAATGTGTAAtagcactctatctcttcatgttctcccgggtttcggcaccaaaatgttgctacacagtagtgaaatcaaggacacagtaaaacttctgctcacacacctttattctcacacgtccattttacagttaccgttgaaatatatccgcagcagagggcagcacaatgtacagacttaacagaacaccgacagatggcgtaggagtcttcattccccggcAACCTTTTTCCtatgtgacagacgcctcgccaaacGACTCTCCGAGTTTTGTTTCCTGTCAAACCTacatagacgttctgcaagcgcctatgaatatctaggaTACGAAGCTCAATGGCAGCTCTTTGCATGGAACACGTATCcattacagactccattttgaagactacgtatagcgctgcaacatattggaacttcatgaaactatagggcctgaACCAGGAATGTTTCACGATGTTCTCAACATATTCCGCATTTTTTCCAcagaaaaaactgtgttgcattatttattgaacgccccttgtagtaACCTTCCATGGGACATTctgaactacgagggtcactccaaaagaaatgcacacaatttttttaaaaatccatcttttattctacatgtttgaaagttttacagtgtgtagatacatcctttaggaacaatattttcatttctccaaataatttccatccctcgcaactgccttacgccatcttgaaaccagcgcctgtatacccgcacggtaaaattctggaccaacctgttggagccactgtttggcagcgtgcacaagggattcatcatcttcaaaccttgttccacgaagagtgtctgtcagtttcccaaagagatgatagtcacatggagacaggtcaggactgtaaggtggatgtttcagtgttgtccatccgagttttgtgatcgcttccatggttttttgactgacatgtggccgtgcattgtcgtgcaacagaaaacatcctgctttcgccgatgtggtcgaacacgactcagtcgagcttgaagtttcttcagtgtcgtcacatatgcatcagaatttatggtggttccacttggcatgatgtccactagcaagagtccttcggaatcgaaaaacaccgtcgccataacttttccaggagaaggtgtggttttgaatttctttttcatTGGTGAATTTCCATGATGTCActctattgattgcctcttcgtctatggtgaaaaatgatggagccatgtttcatcacctgctacaattcttccaagaaattcatctcaaccattctcgtactgttccaaaagtccgcttgtttctttgtgagccactgtcaacatccttggaacccacctggcacaaaccttttttaacgccaacagtttcagtattctgcaaacacttccttcccctgtcccaatgtagcgtgacaattcgttcactgtgatgcgtccgtcagaagtcaccaattcgttaactctctgcacattgtctggagtgtgttcagtacgagacctgccgctgcgaggacaatcctcaatattgccgtgcccgatttcatcacgtaaccttcttgcccaccgactaactatactgcgatcgacagcagcatctccatacacctttttcaacctcttgtggatgtttcctattgtctcgttttcacagcacaggaattctacgacagcacgttgcttctgacgaacgtcgagtgtagcagccacctcgaagacatgctgtgacggcgccactccgggaacaggttgaactaagtttgaaaacaagcgggaacgatgtatctacacactgtaaaattttcacacgtgcagaatgaaaacagtattttttaaaaaatagagtggatttcttttggagtgaccctcgtaaaacgGGCATAATTCGCTGTGGAGCTTCTGCTTGTTTATTGATCAACACGCTTAGGATCGTGTTTGTAGAAGCAGATATGTCGTTGAAAACGGTGCTTATTGTCACAGTCGGAGCGTGAGAATTGGCACGAGGTAGCGAGATTGCAGTGAGGCTCCGGAAAAGCGAGCGGCGCCGGTAGCGCGATACGGTCTGGCGCGTCGCATTAGCGGTGCTCGGCGTCAGGAATGCGGCGCACGGcggcgctgggattcgaaccggcgCCGTCCTGAATACGGGCGGCCGGGTTCGTTACTCTTCTCTGCTCTTCCGTGTCAACGCGGCCGAGGAATGCGCCCCACCTGTGCGGACGCGAGCGGCCGGCGCCGGGAAGGAAGCGCTGCCCAAAGCGGGAGGACGGCATTCTTGGCAGACGGTCGTGTTCGCGCTCGCACTCGGCCCGCCTTCTTGGGCTAGGTCTGAGCAGGCCGCGCCGCGACGTGCGTCACCGCGACACGGCTGCGTCCGGTCTGTGACGTACCAGTTCTCCTCCACTGCTGCGACGGCACCTGTCCGCAACGCCGCTGCCTGCCCCCACAATAAAGAAATAATTAGCCCGCCTCCGTAGCCGAAGTCGAAAACGTACGCCCGTATGGTGGCGCTCGAATCTTGGTGATGGACGAAAATTTCACTGCAAGTATTTCGACGGCAATGGGAGCacaggtggtggcgtaaagttcctgagcaGTGCCAATGTCCTGGGTTGAATTCCAAACCTcttcgcagtgtctcatgaagtgcttGTGGCGCTGTTGAGGTGAGTCCTCGAATGGGGATGTTAAGCTCGCCGACCCAATTGGTGCTATTCGCTAGGAGCTATGTGCCGTCACCAAATTTAACCCTCTCCCTGTTCTCATCATAACACAACACAAATCATAACGCTACGCTCTACGCGCATCCATTACATTCGTCTATAGTCTACAAACACACATTACTGTAGCCATCTTCATTACTTTTTATAGTATACATAATTAAGATTGACTTTGCAGTAGACAAATCGTATCCTACAAGCCTTGCGTCTGAATTAGATCACTTTCGAAGTAAGTTCAATCCCCGTCGTTTTTGCGTTGGCCACCCCCGCCTCTCTCTTTTATGGGTCATACCAGGTCTGGCCGGTTCAACATCCGCCTTTGCACCAGTGTGGTTTTCTTTTTACGTCACATTGCTTTTTTAATTAAAGATATAGGttctttttttaatcttttgactatTATTGTTGTTTTCTCACTGCCATTAACCACACAATATAcaattattacaggttttatatgaGGCATAAGTCCATAGTAATTTTAATGTATTGTCAGGTGGCATTCCCAATTGTCATATCGGGCACTTCGAAAAATCCATCTTTATTTGTCTTGCATCGCTATTCATTGCTTGTTACTGCAGCATGT
This Schistocerca nitens isolate TAMUIC-IGC-003100 chromosome 1, iqSchNite1.1, whole genome shotgun sequence DNA region includes the following protein-coding sequences:
- the LOC126198647 gene encoding uncharacterized protein LOC126198647, which encodes MSTDRFLMAVQRFAGRRSLPVTVYSDNATTFHAANSELAELFKTMQHTDVQLYCAHHGITWKFIPPRAAWWGGWWERMIGSVKRCLRKVLGRSQVDEESLNTTLISIEAAINSRPITQGESDTALTPAHFLNGGKLVTIPCGPEPATRKDLAKEFRLRQKVNDDIWRRWKTEYLLLLRQYHEVKGYPSQRKPRIGEVVLLQEDSKPRHLWKRAVVEEVRHGRDCKIRCIILRQPDGMKICRPVQLVIPLEMDQGGEDVGE